In Geminocystis sp. NIES-3708, a single window of DNA contains:
- a CDS encoding cytochrome b6-f complex subunit PetL, translated as MTGLIAYVGFIGGFSVIALSLYYGFRAIKFL; from the coding sequence ATGACCGGATTGATTGCTTACGTAGGATTTATTGGTGGATTTTCCGTGATTGCTTTAAGCTTATATTATGGTTTCCGTGCTATTAAATTTCTTTAA
- a CDS encoding translocation/assembly module TamB domain-containing protein, producing MTNQSPLDSENNQATRSFGNKVVKILQKPQTQVISLITLTAIIMGGYAGGKHLLTVIPLKVEKELEKVLNRDVSLGNISFFSFNQVIFENLEIPQTQKDSSFLEIDAIKVRVDLLSIILHRQLFLDVIVNDVMGYGQLDTLFLMEEKKPLPNSFKLSPLPIETKINLRLNNSKIAVTPNMQTQAVEIKTKGKLQLVYDNDTQPLSYQLENSINNSRIDIKGETLLSNTKSKNQVEIHHLYLPEVAYLIPNLPLEIKEGRFNSNLELVTSSLPEFRATKVKGNISLEDVEGKLNSSKISEIEKLNKIPLLEKKFTANVFLNLEEDSLNIETAKFTLGELGGFVNGDIAREEGYNLTANINPVIINRVLPSLNIKTPVFVNGLLSGNFQVKGEIDNPKILGKVKVKNSEIDKLELGEINSQFLADLDKVTVKEIVIQPPTKGKIVSQGVINTNFRQTLTDKKPFQIEKTPFNFRFTANLPSSQLIDSYDILPTGIDIGNLLAAGEIKGNLLQPQGRVSFSLPNMTGENLGIISTQGKLVISKNEVNLLDTELLINESQIQVNGNSNFQEKSWQVSAVSNDNINLTPFLRQFCQNSDNCGNLPVNVNLPIKAKDFDVSFRGNFVETGRRGDGETRRQEDRQTGRVGEEKNQYQNSNELARINFNSIEGEGKVNLIIDDGNLDLDTRLVNGNLVINGEANQISVNNLFPSLPTTTHIINSQFNLSGDVAQLLDIGNENRENLPSSLVITADSQLHIDNNGLLNTVVKIDEEKTEFSANLNQVSLNQIINSFREEEGKPKLKENDNFASQINVSAKTRELYQLVRLPSNLNNFSTINSLNLTGNFQGNFGDGNFNSQATVNNGVFTLDGKTQNISLSQFLPDSKLKAKNIHTNISLSSNFSELLSFAVNYIDTQTFSPLPSLNLQGKVNTNIAEGKVFLSTQVNNNQWQSQINSENLNLKSLNQQLAFLDSKSKINLADVENINSQINIGGNLLVFGEKVTSFPVNILSAVIESGKNIVNAKGKFNLVNVFTKPDVNNLQLQVTANSSLNVIPVNQLLSLNNNQKNFVSQGKKEVKKNNQVSSLPNNKGMNFLPQSVNLDGKANFEGVFTATNLLTNPLGKNNLNLEGNLTLHNLNFSQLQFESLLTGKVIINPSQKIFFNLQGKEDIIAAEFINKKLSIPSANFTLPFTPNNIEINKSGNFPFNFQGRREENQFIASVKNFALETLQLKPVINYGIKGEIKGNLATNFAINLTDLTAKGDLKLDNLGIGNIIGKQFITNFNYQNNIAQLNNGRLKFAETVYDLQGKINLVTQNIEGKINLQGNIEDIFNTLQITDVATLTGLLKQWQNQDFFADASAIPSQFLDKKDDSIKTKINLLSRIDDQIRAIAKQVESGTIPNDLDISGGYKGEILLGGKLTKPEIGVNFEGNQWQWLPQQPFPNIVEGLGLIIQDSQAIPIQKIAVNANFKNDNLTVNPFLLNVANSQIFFAGNLSPETQEGKFKIKDFPLDFITAFFPLPFDVNSIIDMEGNLAGNLLNPEIKGNLVLNNTAIDGAIIEDKINTKFTYQNYQLDIATFDTKNIKFNAILPYHPLNLEEKLAEINLHLNTENITFLELFTRGNLQLQEGKISTNLRITTASLSQLFNNFNLDQIRVGGNINFEEAKINSITLNTPINLSGEVNLLEDKQAIDVTNLQAKINNTDVNISGILPLIKPLENNENLLTLNIPNQALQIKDIYSGKVDADITIDGTVLKPQIGGYVNLNGGNFSLPEAETTITKSENKQLWQDWLGDSSSSNSYFFQPEFKDFALKLNNTQAIERRLYRFLFGGELSLNGSVLDWQNIRADGAINIRRGQIYLGGASPLTSLSSDLAVGQTTFFLSRTNKNIITFQPDENILNPDIDLEFQGDIVDYSRQLPTTQRNEISDPILKGGRGETIRVVLKIDGGLAQLLPVLSDNGYGICRVPSSTPISNNIQLSPSQLNKVSQCINLTVLNQQGTNLNLLNSPLVSLSSTPNRSEGELINLIIGGQLLNLATQLQELSGEELFENGLVQFLVVPLANNISFGINEKVSTWGKPLGMKDLRVFPLVEGVYEVKDNSNVTVSYDYIYGEFKVRYQMRF from the coding sequence ATGACTAATCAATCACCGCTAGATTCAGAAAATAATCAAGCAACAAGGAGTTTCGGCAATAAGGTGGTAAAAATCTTACAGAAACCTCAAACTCAAGTTATCTCCTTGATAACGTTAACGGCGATAATTATGGGTGGTTATGCTGGTGGTAAGCATTTATTAACAGTTATTCCTTTAAAAGTAGAAAAAGAATTAGAGAAAGTTTTAAACAGAGATGTTAGTTTAGGAAACATTAGTTTTTTTTCGTTTAATCAAGTTATTTTTGAAAATTTAGAGATTCCACAGACACAAAAAGACTCAAGTTTTTTGGAAATAGATGCGATTAAAGTGAGGGTTGATTTATTATCAATAATTTTGCATCGTCAATTATTTCTTGATGTTATTGTTAATGATGTTATGGGTTATGGGCAATTAGATACTTTATTCTTAATGGAGGAAAAAAAGCCTTTACCTAATTCTTTTAAGTTATCACCATTACCCATAGAAACGAAAATTAATTTACGTTTAAATAATAGCAAGATTGCAGTTACTCCTAATATGCAAACTCAAGCGGTGGAAATAAAGACAAAGGGAAAACTTCAGTTAGTTTATGATAATGACACTCAACCATTAAGTTATCAGTTAGAAAATTCCATTAACAATAGTCGCATTGATATTAAGGGAGAAACTTTATTAAGCAATACGAAAAGTAAAAATCAGGTGGAAATTCATCATCTTTATTTGCCAGAAGTTGCTTATTTAATTCCTAATTTACCTTTAGAGATAAAAGAAGGAAGATTTAACAGTAATTTAGAATTAGTGACTTCTTCCTTGCCAGAATTTAGGGCGACAAAAGTTAAGGGTAATATTAGTTTGGAGGATGTAGAAGGAAAATTAAACTCCTCGAAGATTAGTGAAATAGAAAAACTAAATAAGATTCCCCTCTTAGAAAAAAAGTTTACAGCGAATGTGTTTTTAAATTTGGAAGAAGATTCTCTTAATATTGAAACGGCTAAATTTACTTTAGGTGAGTTAGGCGGTTTTGTTAACGGTGATATTGCTAGAGAAGAAGGATATAATTTAACAGCAAATATTAACCCAGTAATTATCAATCGAGTTTTACCTAGTTTAAATATCAAGACTCCTGTTTTTGTTAATGGTTTATTATCAGGAAATTTTCAGGTTAAAGGAGAGATAGATAATCCCAAAATTTTAGGAAAGGTTAAAGTAAAAAATAGTGAAATCGATAAATTAGAGTTAGGGGAAATTAATAGTCAATTTTTGGCAGACTTAGATAAAGTTACTGTTAAAGAAATTGTCATTCAACCTCCGACTAAGGGAAAAATTGTCAGTCAAGGAGTTATTAATACTAATTTTCGTCAAACTCTTACTGATAAAAAACCTTTTCAAATCGAGAAGACTCCTTTCAATTTTCGATTTACTGCCAATTTACCTTCAAGTCAATTAATTGATAGTTATGATATTTTACCGACTGGCATTGATATAGGAAATTTATTAGCGGCGGGAGAAATTAAAGGCAATCTTTTGCAACCTCAAGGAAGAGTCTCTTTTTCTTTGCCGAATATGACGGGAGAAAATTTAGGTATCATTTCGACACAAGGAAAGTTAGTTATTAGTAAAAATGAGGTTAATCTTCTCGATACGGAATTACTTATTAATGAAAGTCAGATTCAAGTTAACGGTAATAGTAATTTTCAAGAAAAAAGTTGGCAAGTTTCGGCAGTTAGTAATGACAATATCAACTTAACTCCTTTTCTTCGTCAATTTTGTCAAAACTCTGATAACTGTGGGAATCTTCCTGTCAATGTTAACTTACCCATCAAAGCAAAAGATTTTGATGTTAGTTTTCGAGGCAATTTCGTTGAAACAGGAAGACGGGGAGACGGGGAGACAAGAAGACAGGAAGACAGGCAGACAGGAAGAGTAGGTGAAGAAAAAAATCAATATCAAAATAGTAATGAATTGGCAAGAATTAATTTTAATAGTATAGAAGGGGAAGGAAAAGTTAACCTTATTATCGATGATGGTAATTTAGATTTAGATACTCGTTTAGTTAATGGCAATTTAGTTATTAACGGTGAAGCAAATCAAATTTCTGTCAATAATTTATTCCCTTCTTTACCCACAACGACTCATATTATTAATAGTCAATTTAATCTTAGTGGTGATGTTGCACAATTATTAGACATCGGTAACGAAAACAGAGAGAATCTTCCTTCGAGTTTAGTTATTACTGCTGATAGTCAACTGCACATTGACAACAACGGTTTATTAAATACTGTCGTTAAAATTGATGAGGAAAAGACTGAATTTTCCGCTAATCTCAATCAAGTTAGTCTTAATCAAATCATTAATAGTTTTCGAGAAGAAGAAGGAAAACCAAAGCTAAAAGAAAATGATAATTTTGCTAGTCAAATAAATGTTTCAGCTAAAACGAGGGAGTTATATCAATTAGTAAGGCTACCTTCTAACTTAAATAATTTTTCTACCATTAATAGTCTTAACTTGACAGGAAATTTTCAAGGTAATTTCGGAGATGGAAATTTTAATAGTCAAGCTACCGTTAACAATGGCGTTTTTACCTTAGATGGAAAGACTCAAAATATTTCTCTTTCACAATTTTTACCTGATAGTAAGCTAAAAGCAAAAAATATTCATACTAATATCAGTCTCTCTAGTAATTTTTCTGAGTTGTTGTCTTTTGCCGTTAACTATATCGATACTCAAACTTTTTCACCGTTGCCGAGTTTAAATTTGCAAGGAAAAGTTAATACGAATATTGCTGAAGGAAAAGTTTTTCTTTCAACGCAAGTTAATAACAATCAGTGGCAAAGTCAAATTAATAGTGAAAATCTTAATCTTAAAAGTCTCAATCAACAGTTAGCATTTCTTGATAGTAAGTCGAAAATTAATCTTGCTGATGTCGAAAATATTAATAGTCAAATAAATATTGGGGGGAATCTTCTCGTTTTTGGTGAGAAAGTCACTTCTTTTCCTGTCAATATTTTATCGGCGGTTATCGAATCAGGAAAAAATATCGTCAATGCTAAAGGTAAGTTTAATCTTGTCAATGTTTTCACTAAACCTGATGTTAATAATTTACAACTGCAAGTAACGGCTAACTCTAGCTTAAATGTTATTCCCGTCAATCAACTTTTGTCTTTGAATAATAATCAAAAGAATTTTGTTTCTCAAGGAAAAAAAGAAGTTAAAAAAAATAATCAAGTTTCTTCCTTGCCTAACAATAAAGGGATGAATTTTCTTCCGCAATCAGTTAATCTCGATGGTAAGGCAAATTTTGAGGGAGTCTTCACGGCAACAAATTTATTAACTAATCCCCTTGGCAAAAATAATCTTAACCTCGAAGGAAATTTAACTCTTCATAACCTTAATTTTAGTCAATTGCAATTCGAGTCTTTATTGACAGGAAAAGTTATTATTAATCCGAGTCAAAAAATCTTCTTCAATTTACAAGGAAAAGAAGACATCATCGCTGCCGAATTTATTAACAAAAAGTTATCAATTCCATCAGCTAATTTTACTTTACCCTTCACTCCTAACAATATCGAAATTAATAAAAGTGGGAATTTTCCTTTTAATTTTCAAGGAAGACGAGAAGAAAATCAGTTTATTGCTTCCGTAAAAAACTTTGCCTTAGAAACTTTACAACTAAAACCAGTTATTAATTATGGTATTAAAGGCGAAATTAAAGGAAACCTAGCAACAAATTTTGCTATCAATTTAACTGATTTAACAGCAAAAGGCGACTTAAAGTTAGATAACCTCGGTATTGGCAATATTATCGGTAAACAATTTATAACAAATTTTAACTATCAAAATAATATCGCACAATTAAATAATGGACGGCTAAAATTTGCCGAAACTGTCTATGATTTACAAGGAAAAATAAACTTAGTCACGCAAAATATCGAAGGCAAAATTAACTTACAAGGCAATATCGAAGACATTTTTAACACTTTACAAATAACCGATGTCGCTACCTTAACTGGCTTACTCAAACAATGGCAAAATCAAGACTTTTTCGCCGATGCTTCTGCTATTCCTTCCCAATTTCTTGACAAGAAAGACGACTCCATTAAAACTAAAATCAATCTACTTTCTCGTATAGATGATCAAATTCGTGCGATCGCCAAACAAGTGGAATCTGGTACAATACCTAATGATTTAGACATATCTGGTGGCTATAAAGGAGAGATTCTTCTGGGAGGTAAACTAACTAAACCTGAGATTGGAGTTAACTTTGAGGGTAATCAATGGCAATGGCTACCACAACAACCTTTTCCGAATATTGTTGAAGGTTTAGGCTTAATAATTCAAGACAGTCAAGCAATTCCCATTCAAAAAATTGCTGTTAATGCTAATTTCAAAAATGATAATTTAACTGTTAATCCTTTTCTTCTAAATGTTGCCAATAGTCAAATTTTCTTTGCTGGAAATTTATCTCCTGAAACCCAAGAAGGAAAATTTAAAATCAAAGATTTTCCTCTCGATTTTATTACGGCATTTTTCCCATTACCATTCGATGTGAATAGTATTATTGATATGGAAGGAAACCTCGCTGGAAATTTATTAAATCCGGAAATAAAAGGTAACTTAGTTTTAAATAACACAGCTATAGATGGGGCAATAATTGAAGATAAAATTAATACTAAATTTACTTATCAAAATTATCAATTAGATATAGCCACATTTGATACTAAAAATATTAAATTTAATGCTATTTTACCTTATCATCCTTTAAATTTAGAAGAGAAACTAGCAGAAATTAATTTACATCTTAACACTGAAAATATAACATTTTTAGAGCTATTTACTAGAGGTAATTTACAATTACAAGAAGGTAAAATCTCTACCAATTTAAGGATAACTACTGCTTCATTATCACAACTTTTTAATAACTTTAATTTAGACCAAATTAGAGTGGGAGGAAACATAAATTTTGAGGAAGCAAAAATCAATTCTATTACTTTGAATACCCCTATTAATTTATCAGGAGAAGTTAACTTATTAGAAGATAAACAAGCGATTGATGTAACTAATTTACAAGCAAAAATTAACAATACTGATGTTAATATTTCAGGAATTTTACCCTTAATTAAACCTTTAGAAAATAACGAAAATCTCCTTACCTTAAACATTCCTAACCAAGCCTTACAAATAAAAGATATTTATTCAGGGAAAGTTGACGCTGATATAACCATAGATGGTACAGTATTAAAGCCACAAATCGGTGGTTATGTAAATCTAAACGGTGGCAACTTTAGCCTTCCTGAAGCCGAAACAACTATCACAAAATCGGAAAATAAACAACTGTGGCAAGATTGGCTTGGTGATTCTTCCTCCTCAAATTCCTACTTTTTTCAACCTGAATTTAAAGATTTTGCTCTGAAACTAAATAATACACAAGCTATTGAAAGAAGACTTTATCGCTTTTTATTCGGTGGTGAACTTAGTCTTAATGGTAGTGTATTAGATTGGCAAAATATCAGGGCAGATGGGGCAATTAATATTCGTAGAGGTCAAATTTACTTGGGAGGAGCAAGTCCTTTAACAAGTTTATCATCCGATTTAGCTGTAGGACAAACTACATTTTTTCTATCTCGTACAAATAAGAATATAATCACATTTCAACCTGATGAAAATATTCTCAATCCAGACATTGATTTAGAATTTCAAGGGGATATAGTAGATTACTCAAGACAATTACCCACTACTCAACGAAACGAAATATCAGATCCTATTTTAAAGGGTGGAAGGGGAGAAACCATCAGAGTAGTGTTAAAAATTGATGGTGGCTTGGCTCAATTGTTACCAGTTTTATCCGATAACGGTTATGGTATTTGTCGTGTGCCGTCTTCGACTCCTATCTCTAATAATATTCAACTATCACCGTCACAATTAAATAAAGTATCACAATGTATTAACTTAACAGTCTTAAACCAACAAGGCACAAACTTAAACTTGTTAAATTCTCCGTTAGTTTCTTTGAGTAGTACTCCTAATCGTAGTGAAGGGGAATTAATTAATTTAATTATAGGGGGACAATTGTTAAATTTAGCAACTCAATTACAAGAGTTAAGCGGTGAGGAATTATTTGAAAATGGTTTAGTCCAATTTTTGGTTGTACCTTTAGCCAATAATATCAGTTTCGGGATCAATGAAAAAGTTAGTACTTGGGGTAAACCTTTAGGGATGAAAGATTTAAGGGTTTTTCCTTTGGTTGAAGGGGTTTATGAAGTAAAAGATAACTCTAATGTTACGGTTTCTTATGACTATATCTATGGTGAGTTTAAAGTGAGGTATCAAATGCGATTTTGA
- a CDS encoding NERD domain-containing protein, translated as MAKVFPSLEQFPNLRQKPTDGESHLINFLINNLDDSYEIYFQPFLNGDRPDIILMREYSGVMIIEVKDWHLENYRINQKKQWEVTQNGENWYSIKSPIDQVLVYKQNLYDLHIENLLEKNIKQSHHWAIVTCAVYFHCETEAKINHFLTGHFQQDQSYLNFLSHQIILGNDSLKKENFNKILDKNYLNKKSKYFDEQLYKSFKRHLQPPYHTKEEGKELNYTSKQQELIISKIGQQKAKGVAGSGKTCVLAKRAVNALKRIENEDNIYQPKILILTYNITLINYIHDRISEIKEDFNWSSFHIINYHDFITQELNNLEIKIDIPDDFDDWNSESRSLYFETNYYSNLDLFLNNTRKIKQYSVIFIDEIQDYKKEWVEIIKKCYLEDNGEYVVFGDEKQNVYERKMEVDKKPYTGIGGAWNLLKQSFRLSSNIANLASNFQQEFFTDKYEIEKVEISEHNIFSFSQNIEYISMTSFSSEKITNLIKEKVEKYAIHPNDISIQSSRIGCLRKIDYYFRNTQKLKTTRIFETQEIYQNLAEKNLTRNRFRNTLETIRKNKKRHFWMNTGNTKFSTIHSFKGWEIDTLFLLIEKDSEKNCFITDELIYTAITRCRNNLFIIDLEGNRYKDFFQSFLSSDHIRV; from the coding sequence ATGGCAAAAGTATTTCCTTCTTTAGAGCAATTTCCTAATCTTCGTCAAAAACCCACTGATGGAGAATCTCATTTAATCAATTTTTTGATCAATAATTTAGATGATTCTTATGAAATCTATTTTCAGCCTTTTTTAAATGGCGATCGCCCTGATATTATATTAATGAGAGAATATTCGGGAGTAATGATTATTGAAGTAAAAGACTGGCATTTAGAAAATTATAGAATTAATCAAAAAAAGCAATGGGAAGTTACTCAAAATGGTGAAAATTGGTATAGTATTAAATCACCAATAGATCAAGTTTTAGTTTATAAACAAAATCTTTATGATTTGCATATTGAGAATTTATTAGAAAAAAATATTAAACAATCTCATCATTGGGCAATTGTCACTTGTGCGGTTTATTTCCATTGTGAAACAGAAGCAAAAATTAATCACTTTTTAACTGGTCATTTTCAACAGGATCAAAGTTATCTTAACTTTTTAAGTCATCAAATAATATTAGGAAATGATTCTTTAAAAAAGGAGAATTTTAATAAGATTTTAGATAAAAATTATTTGAATAAAAAATCAAAATATTTTGATGAGCAATTATATAAAAGTTTTAAACGTCATTTACAACCTCCTTATCACACAAAAGAAGAAGGGAAAGAGTTAAATTATACCAGTAAACAACAAGAGTTAATCATCAGTAAAATAGGGCAACAAAAAGCTAAAGGTGTAGCTGGTTCGGGAAAAACTTGTGTGTTAGCAAAAAGAGCAGTAAATGCTTTAAAAAGAATAGAAAATGAAGATAATATTTATCAACCAAAAATTCTGATACTCACATATAATATAACTTTAATAAATTATATTCATGATCGAATTAGTGAGATAAAGGAAGATTTTAATTGGAGTAGTTTTCATATTATAAATTATCACGATTTTATCACTCAAGAATTAAATAATTTAGAAATAAAAATAGATATTCCTGATGATTTTGATGATTGGAATAGTGAATCCCGTTCTCTATATTTTGAGACTAATTATTATAGCAATCTTGATTTATTTCTTAACAATACAAGAAAAATTAAGCAATATTCTGTCATTTTTATTGATGAAATTCAGGATTATAAAAAAGAATGGGTAGAAATAATTAAAAAATGTTATTTAGAAGATAATGGAGAATATGTAGTTTTTGGAGATGAAAAACAAAATGTTTATGAACGAAAAATGGAAGTAGATAAAAAACCTTATACTGGAATAGGTGGTGCATGGAATTTATTAAAACAATCTTTTCGTTTATCCTCTAATATTGCTAATTTAGCTAGTAATTTTCAGCAAGAATTTTTTACTGATAAATATGAAATAGAAAAGGTGGAAATTAGCGAACATAATATATTTTCTTTTTCACAAAATATAGAATATATTTCTATGACTTCATTTTCTTCAGAAAAAATCACTAATTTAATTAAAGAAAAAGTAGAAAAATATGCTATTCACCCTAATGATATTTCTATTCAAAGTTCACGAATAGGATGTTTAAGAAAAATAGACTATTATTTTAGAAATACTCAAAAATTAAAAACAACTAGAATATTTGAAACTCAAGAAATCTATCAAAATTTAGCCGAAAAAAATCTCACTAGAAATAGATTTAGAAATACTTTAGAAACTATCAGAAAAAATAAAAAAAGACATTTTTGGATGAATACAGGAAATACTAAATTTTCTACCATACACAGCTTTAAAGGTTGGGAAATCGATACTTTATTTTTACTTATTGAAAAAGACTCAGAAAAAAACTGTTTTATAACTGATGAATTAATTTATACGGCTATTACTCGTTGTCGTAATAATTTATTTATCATCGATTTAGAAGGCAATCGTTATAAAGATTTTTTCCAATCTTTTTTATCATCTGATCACATCCGTGTTTAA
- a CDS encoding alpha/beta fold hydrolase: MNKINIRGVNHYYEFTKSESYDSSKPILVFIHGWLLSGQYWTPLIDQLKHQYSCLVYDLRGFGASQILSSSTEESDEKNQLLSKNKSFSLHSYAEDLKELLTQLNIQNAWLIGHSLGGSIALWGADICSDIVEGVICVNAGGGIYLQEEFERFRKAGENLVKFRPQWLLKIPFFDFIFAIMMVKKPLKLRWGKQRLKDFLFADEKAAIGSLLESTTEDEVHYLPQIVARLNQPVYFIAGKQDQIMETQYVKHLASFHTLFQHHQQNVYEINDCGHFAMLEQTKLVAEYTFNIIQSNKIKINPNKMLR; encoded by the coding sequence ATGAATAAAATTAATATTCGTGGTGTTAATCATTATTATGAATTTACAAAAAGTGAATCTTACGACTCATCTAAACCAATATTGGTTTTTATTCATGGATGGTTATTAAGTGGTCAATATTGGACACCATTAATTGATCAACTCAAGCATCAATATTCTTGTTTAGTTTATGATTTAAGAGGATTTGGCGCTTCTCAGATTTTATCTTCATCAACGGAAGAAAGTGATGAAAAGAATCAACTATTATCAAAAAATAAATCTTTTAGTTTACATAGTTATGCGGAAGATTTAAAAGAATTATTAACTCAATTAAATATTCAAAATGCTTGGCTTATTGGTCATTCTTTGGGTGGTAGTATTGCTTTATGGGGAGCTGATATTTGCAGTGATATTGTCGAAGGAGTGATTTGTGTCAATGCTGGGGGAGGAATTTATCTTCAAGAAGAATTTGAGCGTTTTCGCAAAGCAGGAGAAAACTTAGTTAAATTTCGTCCTCAATGGTTGTTGAAGATACCATTTTTTGATTTTATTTTTGCTATAATGATGGTCAAAAAACCTTTAAAACTTCGGTGGGGTAAACAAAGACTCAAAGATTTTTTATTCGCTGATGAAAAAGCGGCTATTGGTTCATTATTAGAATCTACCACTGAAGATGAAGTTCATTATTTACCGCAAATAGTAGCTCGTTTAAATCAACCCGTATATTTTATCGCTGGAAAACAAGATCAAATTATGGAAACTCAATATGTTAAACATTTAGCTAGTTTTCATACTCTTTTTCAACATCATCAACAAAATGTGTATGAAATTAATGATTGTGGACATTTTGCCATGTTAGAACAAACAAAATTGGTCGCTGAATATACTTTTAATATTATTCAATCTAATAAGATCAAGATTAATCCAAATAAAATGCTACGATAG
- a CDS encoding ribonuclease H-like domain-containing protein produces the protein MSLNNFLVCEGDLPENIFNQYLQAECLAMDTETMGLVPQRDRLCLVQICDPQGFVTAIRITKGQTSAPNLTRLLESSKITKIFHYARFDVCQFKYTFNVETASIFCTKIASKIARTYTQSHGLKSLVQELEGVELDKKAQSSDWGNVNSLSAEQLSYAANDVRYLIPVRQKLITMLQREDRWELTKRCFEAISLFVDLDLMYYNNVFEHQT, from the coding sequence ATGTCATTAAATAATTTCTTAGTGTGTGAAGGGGATTTACCTGAAAATATTTTTAATCAGTATCTCCAAGCAGAATGTTTAGCTATGGATACTGAAACTATGGGTTTAGTACCACAGCGCGATCGCCTTTGTTTAGTACAAATATGTGATCCTCAAGGTTTTGTTACCGCCATTCGTATTACGAAAGGGCAAACTTCTGCTCCTAATTTGACTAGATTATTAGAATCTTCTAAAATTACGAAAATTTTTCATTACGCTCGATTTGATGTTTGTCAATTCAAATATACTTTTAATGTGGAAACAGCATCTATTTTTTGTACGAAAATAGCTAGTAAAATTGCACGTACTTATACTCAAAGTCATGGTTTAAAAAGCCTTGTACAAGAATTAGAAGGGGTAGAATTAGATAAAAAGGCTCAAAGTTCAGATTGGGGTAATGTTAATAGTTTATCAGCTGAACAACTAAGTTATGCGGCTAATGATGTTCGTTATTTAATTCCTGTAAGACAAAAGCTAATTACAATGTTGCAAAGAGAAGATCGTTGGGAGTTAACGAAAAGATGTTTTGAAGCCATTTCTTTATTTGTAGATTTAGATTTGATGTATTATAACAATGTGTTTGAACATCAAACGTAG
- a CDS encoding PD40 domain-containing protein, with the protein MLVNSVKLLRFVNVGVCVFVLTSCSNYPRLLSFSFSDNNKSFNSRSSELNPSISGQYITFVSDRNSSQDVFLFDAKNRRLIDLPGLNSIEEIASSPSISEDGRYLLFIALVQGKSSLFLYDRTTQQKRPLITQLKNEIRNAMISSNGERITFEIANNGQWDIVVTDIKGNVLNIPTNLLQ; encoded by the coding sequence ATGCTTGTAAATAGTGTGAAATTACTTCGTTTTGTCAATGTTGGTGTGTGTGTTTTTGTCTTAACCAGTTGTAGTAATTATCCTCGATTATTAAGTTTTTCTTTTTCTGATAATAATAAAAGTTTTAATAGTCGTTCATCAGAATTAAATCCTTCTATTTCAGGTCAGTATATTACATTTGTTTCTGATCGTAATAGCTCTCAAGATGTTTTTTTATTTGATGCAAAAAATAGACGTTTAATTGATTTGCCCGGTTTAAATTCTATAGAAGAAATTGCTTCTAGCCCTTCTATATCAGAGGATGGACGTTATTTATTATTTATTGCTTTAGTGCAAGGAAAATCAAGTTTATTTTTATATGATCGTACAACTCAGCAAAAACGTCCTTTAATTACTCAGCTCAAAAATGAAATTAGAAATGCCATGATTAGCAGTAACGGTGAAAGAATAACTTTTGAAATAGCTAATAATGGTCAATGGGATATTGTAGTGACTGATATAAAAGGAAACGTATTGAATATTCCTACTAATTTGTTGCAGTAA
- a CDS encoding DUF6679 family protein yields the protein MLDRKIYQMYKEGCDVSIFLRDQQRWIEDAQVIAIEGDVVTIRYEMEEDYENSSWEEFVRLESIGAISRKLASVPRGYSEILVSDDCPEAEQIYPRHQEE from the coding sequence ATGTTAGACCGCAAAATTTATCAGATGTATAAAGAAGGTTGTGATGTCTCTATTTTCCTGCGAGATCAACAACGTTGGATTGAAGACGCTCAAGTCATTGCCATCGAGGGCGATGTAGTTACTATTCGTTATGAAATGGAAGAAGACTATGAGAATAGCTCTTGGGAAGAATTTGTTCGTCTTGAAAGCATTGGTGCTATTAGTCGGAAATTAGCTTCTGTGCCTCGTGGTTATAGTGAAATACTTGTGTCAGATGATTGTCCTGAAGCCGAGCAAATTTATCCTCGTCACCAAGAAGAATAA